From Macaca fascicularis isolate 582-1 chromosome 14, T2T-MFA8v1.1, a single genomic window includes:
- the ROBO3 gene encoding roundabout homolog 3 isoform X12, whose amino-acid sequence MLRYLLKTLLQMNLFADSLAGDISNSSELLLGFNSSLAALNHTLLPPGDPSLNGSTVGPEDAMPRIVEQPPDLLVSRGEPATLPCRAEGRPRPNIEWYKNGARVATVREDPRAHRLLLPSGALFFPRIVHGRRARPDEGVYTCVARNYLGAAASRNASLEVAVLREDFRQSPGNVVVAVGEPTVLECAPPRGHPEPSVSWRKDGARLKEEEGRITIRRGKLMMSHTLKSDAGMYVCVASNMAGERESAAAEVVVLERPSFLRRPVNQVVLADAPVNFLCEVKGDPPPRLHWRKEDGELPTGRYEIRSDHSLWIGPVSAEDEGTYTCVAENSVGRAEASGSLSVHVPPQLVTQPQDQMAAPGESVAFQCETKGNPPPAIFWQKEGSQVLLFPSQSLQPTGRFSVSPRGQLNITAVQRGDAGYYVCQAVSVAGSILAKALLQIKGASLDGLPPVILQGPANQTLVLGSSVWLPCRVTGNPQPSVRWKKDGQWLQGDDLQFKPMANGTLYIANVQEMDMGFYSCVAKSSIGEATWSGWLKMREDWGVSPDPPTEPSTPPGPPSQPVVTEITKNSITLTWEPNPQTGAAVTSYVIEAFSPAAGNTWRTVADGVQLETHTVSGLQPNTIYVFLVRAVGTWGLSDPSPVSEPVRTQDSSPSRPVEDPWRGQQGLAEVAVRLQEPIVLGPRTLQVSWIVDGPVQLVQGFRVSWRVAGPDRGSWTMLDLQSPSQQSTVLRGLPPGTQIQIKVQAQGQEGLGAESLSVTRSIPEEAPSGPPQGVAVALGGDGNSSITVTWEPPLPSQQNGVITEYQIWCLGNESRFHLNRSAAGGARSAMLRGLVPGLLYRTLVAAATSAGVGVASAPVLVQLPSPPDLEPGLEVGAGLAERLARVLRKPAFLAGSGAACGALLLGLCAALYRRRKQRKELSHYTASFAYTPAVSFPHSEGLSGASSRRSVPNAHLLSLRPPMGLGPAPYPWLADSWPHPSRSPSAQEPRGSCCPSNPDPDDRYYNGAKGGRVKLLGKPVQMPSLNWPEALPPPPPSCELSCLEGPEEELEGSSEPEEWCPPMPERSHLTEPSSSGGCLVTPSRRETPSPTPSYGQQSTATLTPSPPDPPQPPTDMPHLHQMPRRVPLGPSSPLSVSQPMLGIREGRPAGLGAGSAALPHLSPSPAPSIASSAPGRTWQGNGEMTPPLQGPRARFRKKPKALPYRRENSPGDLPPPPLPPPEEEASWALELRAAGSMSSLERERSGERKVVQAMPLAAQRGPHPDEEAWLPYSRPSFLSRGQGTSTCSTAGSNSSRGSSSSRGSRGPGRSRSRSRSQSQRPGQKRREEPR is encoded by the exons ATGCTGCGCTACCTGCTGAAAACGCTGCTGCAGATGAACTTGTTCGCGGACTCTCTGGCCGGGGACATCTCCAACTCCAGCGAGCTACTCTTGGGCTTCAACTCCTCGCTGGCGGCGCTCAACCACACCCTGCTGCCTCCCGGCGATCCCTCACTCAACG GGTCAACGGTAGGACCGGAGGACGCTATGCCCCGCATCGTGGAGCAGCCGCCAGATCTGCTGGTCTCCCGAGGCGAGCCCGCCACGTTGCCCTGTCGCGCTGAGGGCCGACCCCGACCCAACATTGAGTGGTACAAGAACGGGGCGCGTGTGGCCACTGTGCGCGAGGACCCGCGTGCGCACCGCCTGCTGCTGCCCAGCGGCGCCCTCTTTTTCCCGCGCATCGTGCACGGGCGCCGCGCGCGGCCGGACGAAGGTGTCTACACTTGCGTGGCTCGCAACTACCTGGGGGCAGCAGCGAGCAGAAACGCCTCGCTGGAAGTGGCAG TCCTCCGTGAGGATTTCCGGCAGTCTCCTGGAAacgtggtggtggcagtgggggaGCCAACAGTACTGGAATGCGCGCCCCCCCGCGGCCACCCGGAGCCTTCCGTGTCCTGGAGGAAGGACGGTGCAAGActcaaggaagaggaaggaaggatcaCG ATCCGTAGAGGGAAGCTGATGATGTCACATACACTCAAGAGCGATGCAGGCATGTATGTGTGCGTGGCCTCCAACATGGCGGGAGAACGGGAGAGTGCGGCAGCTGAAGTCGTGGTCCTGG AGCGTCCCTCATTCCTGCGCAGACCAGTGAATCAGGTGGTCCTGGCTGATGCCCCTGTGAATTTCCTATGTGAGGTGAAGGGAGATCCCCCACCTCGTCTACACTGGCGCAAGGAGGATGGGGAACTGCCCACAGGCAG GTATGAGATCCGGAGTGACCACAGCCTTTGGATTGGGCCTGTGAGTGCCGAAGATGAGGGAACCTACACCTGTGTGGCGGAGAACAGTGTGGGCCGCGCTGAAGCATCTGGCTCCCTCAGTGTTCACG TCCCACCCCAGTTGGTGACCCAGCCCCAGGACCAGATGGCAGCTCCTGGAGAGAGCGTGGCTTTCCAGTGTGAGACCAAAGGAAACCCCCCACCTGCCATCTTCTGGCAGAAGGAGGGGAGTCAG gtcCTGCTTTTCCCCAGTCAGTCACTTCAGCCAACAGGGCGCTTCTCAGTCTCTCCAAGAGGCCAACTCAACATCACTGCGGTGCAGCGTGGGGATGCTGGGTACTATGTGTGCCAGGCTGTCAGTGTGGCTGGCAGCATCCTGGCCAAGGCCTTGCTGCAGATAAAAGGAG CCTCTTTGGATGGGCTGCCTCCTGTCATCCTCCAGGGACCAGCCAATCAGACGCTGGTGCTTGGCTCCTCCGTGTGGCTGCCATGCAGAGTGACTGGGAACCCTCAACCCAGTGTCCGATGGAAGAAGGATGGGCAGTGGCTGCAGGGGGATGACCTCCAGTTCAAGCCAATGGCCAACGGTACCCTGTACATTGCCAACGTGCAG GAGATGGACATGGGCTTCTACAGCTGTGTGGCCAAGAGTTCCATAGGGGAAGCCACATGGAGTGGCTGGCTTAAGATGCGGG AAGATTGGGGAGTATCACCAGACCCCCCTACAGAACCCAGTACCCCTCCGGGGCCACCCTCTCAGCCAGTGGTCACTGAGATCACCAAGAACAGCATTACCCTGACCTGGGAGCCCAACCCACAGACTGGGGCTGCAGTCACATCTTATGTGATAGAGGCTTTCAG CCCAGCAGCTGGCAACACGTGGCGTACTGTGGCAGATGGCGTGCAGCTGGAGACACACACAGTCAGTGGTCTGCAGCCCAACACCATCTACGTGTTTCTGGTTCGAGCAGTGGGAACCTGGGGCCTCAGTGATCCCAGCCCTGTCTCTGAGCCTGTCCGTACACAGG ACAGCAGTCCCTCTAGGCCAGTGGAGGACCCATGGAGAGGCCAGCAGGGACTGGCTGAAGTGGCTGTGCGCCTGCAGGAGCCCATAGTGCTGGGACCCCGGACCCTGCAGGTGTCCTGGATT GTGGATGGCCCAGTCCAGCTGGTGCAAGGTTTCCGGGTGTCTTGGAGGGTAGCAGGCCCTGACAGAGGAAGCTGGACAATGTTGGACCTACAGTCCCCAAGCCAGCAAAGCACTGTGCTAAGAGGACTCCCTCCAGGGACCCAAATCCAGATCAAGGTGCAAGCCCAAGGCCAGGAGGGGCTGGGAGCTGAAAGCCTCTCTGTGACCAGGAGCATTCCTGAGGAGG CCCCCAGTGGCCCCCCCCAGGGAGTGGCGGTGGCCTTGGGGGGTGATGGCAACAGCAGTATCACTGTGACCTGGGaacctccactcccctcccagcAAAATGGGGTCATCACGGAGTACCAG ATCTGgtgcctgggcaatgagagccgCTTTCACCTCAATCGGTCTGCAGCAGGCGGGGCACGCTCCGCAATGCTCCGAGGACTGGTGCCCGGTCTCCTCTATCGAACCCTGGTCGCGGCGGCCACCAGCGCAGGCGTGGGCGTGGCCAGTGCCCCGGTGCTGGTGCAGCTGC CGTCCCCGCCGGACCTGGAGCCCGGGCTGGAGGTGGGCGCCGGGCTGGCGGAGCGGCTAGCGAGGGTGCTGCGGAAGCCCGCCTTCCTCGCGGGCAGCGGCGCCGCCTGCGGGGCGCTACTGCTCGGGCTCTGCGCCGCCCTCTACCGGCGCCGGAAACAGCGCAAAGAGCTCAGCCACTACACGG CCTCTTTTGCCTACACACCGGCAG TGTCCTTCCCGCACTCAGAGGGCCTCTCTGGAGCCAGTTCCAG GCGCTCCGTCCCCAACGCTCACCTGCTCTCACTCAGGCCACCCATGGGCCTTGGCCCCGCCCCCTACCCATGGCTGGCAGATTCGTGGCCCCACCCATCTCGAAGCCCCTCAGCCCAGGAACCCAGGGGAAGCTGCTGCCCCAGCAATCCTGACCCGGACGACAGATATTACAATG GAGCCAAGGGAGGCAGAGTGAAGCTTCTGGGGAAACCTGTgcagatgccctctctcaactGGCCAgaagccctgcccccacctcctccttcttGTGAACTGAGCTGCCTAGAGGGGCCCGAGGAGGAGCTGGAGGGCAG CTCAGAGCCAGAGGAGTGGTGCCCGCCAATGCCTGAGAGAAGCCACCTGACGGAGCCCAGCTCCAGTGGAGGGTGCCTGGTCACTCCATCCCGAAGGGAAACCCCCTCTCCCACACCCTCCTATGGACAGCAGTCCACAGCCACTCTTACCCCCTCACCTCCtgaccctccccagcccccaactGACATGCCCCATCTCCACCAGATGCCCAG GAGGGTGCCCCTTGGGCCGAGTTCCCCTCTCAGTGTATCCCAGCCCATGCTGGGCATCCGTGAAGGGAGgcctgctggcctgggtgctggcTCTGCAGCCttgccccacctcagccccagtCCTGCCCCTAGCATAGCCAGCAGTGCCCCAG GCAGAACCTGGCAGGGGAATGGGGAGATGACTCCCCCACTTCAAGGACCCCGTGCTCGATTCCGGAAGAAACCCAAGGCTCTTCCCTACAGGAGGGAGAACAGTCCTGGGG ACTTGCCCCCACCACCCTTGCCACCGCCAGAGGAAGAGGCGAGCTGGGCCCTAGAGCTGAGGGCAGCAGGCAGCATGTCTTCCCTGGAGCGGGAGCGCAGTGGAGAGAGGAAAGTGGTACAGGCCATGCCCCTGGCAGCCCAGAGGGGTCCCCACCCGGATG AAGAGGCCTGGCTCCCGTACAGCAGACCGAGCTTCCTTTCCCGGGGCCAGGGCACCAGCACCTGTTCCACGGCTGGCAGCAACTCTTCCAGGGGCTCCAGCAGCTCTAGGGGATCCCGGGGCCCTGGCCGGAGCCGGAGTCGGAGCCGGAGCCAGAGCCAAAGGCCGGGACAGAAACGCCGAGAG GAACCAAGATGA
- the ROBO3 gene encoding roundabout homolog 3 isoform X13, which translates to MLRYLLKTLLQMNLFADSLAGDISNSSELLLGFNSSLAALNHTLLPPGDPSLNGSTVGPEDAMPRIVEQPPDLLVSRGEPATLPCRAEGRPRPNIEWYKNGARVATVREDPRAHRLLLPSGALFFPRIVHGRRARPDEGVYTCVARNYLGAAASRNASLEVAVLREDFRQSPGNVVVAVGEPTVLECAPPRGHPEPSVSWRKDGARLKEEEGRITIRRGKLMMSHTLKSDAGMYVCVASNMAGERESAAAEVVVLERPSFLRRPVNQVVLADAPVNFLCEVKGDPPPRLHWRKEDGELPTGRYEIRSDHSLWIGPVSAEDEGTYTCVAENSVGRAEASGSLSVHVPPQLVTQPQDQMAAPGESVAFQCETKGNPPPAIFWQKEGSQVLLFPSQSLQPTGRFSVSPRGQLNITAVQRGDAGYYVCQAVSVAGSILAKALLQIKGASLDGLPPVILQGPANQTLVLGSSVWLPCRVTGNPQPSVRWKKDGQWLQGDDLQFKPMANGTLYIANVQEMDMGFYSCVAKSSIGEATWSGWLKMREDWGVSPDPPTEPSTPPGPPSQPVVTEITKNSITLTWEPNPQTGAAVTSYVIEAFSPAAGNTWRTVADGVQLETHTVSGLQPNTIYVFLVRAVGTWGLSDPSPVSEPVRTQDSSPSRPVEDPWRGQQGLAEVAVRLQEPIVLGPRTLQVSWIVDGPVQLVQGFRVSWRVAGPDRGSWTMLDLQSPSQQSTVLRGLPPGTQIQIKVQAQGQEGLGAESLSVTRSIPEEAPSGPPQGVAVALGGDGNSSITVTWEPPLPSQQNGVITEYQIWCLGNESRFHLNRSAAGGARSAMLRGLVPGLLYRTLVAAATSAGVGVASAPVLVQLPSPPDLEPGLEVGAGLAERLARVLRKPAFLAGSGAACGALLLGLCAALYRRRKQRKELSHYTASFAYTPAVSFPHSEGLSGASSRPPMGLGPAPYPWLADSWPHPSRSPSAQEPRGSCCPSNPDPDDRYYNEAGISLYLAQTARGTAAPGEGPVYSTIDPAGEELQTFHGGFPQHPSGDAGPWSQYAPPEWSQGDSGAKGGRVKLLGKPVQMPSLNWPEALPPPPPSCELSCLEGPEEELEGSSEPEEWCPPMPERSHLTEPSSSGGCLVTPSRRETPSPTPSYGQQSTATLTPSPPDPPQPPTDMPHLHQMPRRVPLGPSSPLSVSQPMLGIREGRPAGLGAGSAALPHLSPSPAPSIASSAPGRTWQGNGEMTPPLQGPRARFRKKPKALPYRRENSPGEEAWLPYSRPSFLSRGQGTSTCSTAGSNSSRGSSSSRGSRGPGRSRSRSRSQSQRPGQKRREEPR; encoded by the exons ATGCTGCGCTACCTGCTGAAAACGCTGCTGCAGATGAACTTGTTCGCGGACTCTCTGGCCGGGGACATCTCCAACTCCAGCGAGCTACTCTTGGGCTTCAACTCCTCGCTGGCGGCGCTCAACCACACCCTGCTGCCTCCCGGCGATCCCTCACTCAACG GGTCAACGGTAGGACCGGAGGACGCTATGCCCCGCATCGTGGAGCAGCCGCCAGATCTGCTGGTCTCCCGAGGCGAGCCCGCCACGTTGCCCTGTCGCGCTGAGGGCCGACCCCGACCCAACATTGAGTGGTACAAGAACGGGGCGCGTGTGGCCACTGTGCGCGAGGACCCGCGTGCGCACCGCCTGCTGCTGCCCAGCGGCGCCCTCTTTTTCCCGCGCATCGTGCACGGGCGCCGCGCGCGGCCGGACGAAGGTGTCTACACTTGCGTGGCTCGCAACTACCTGGGGGCAGCAGCGAGCAGAAACGCCTCGCTGGAAGTGGCAG TCCTCCGTGAGGATTTCCGGCAGTCTCCTGGAAacgtggtggtggcagtgggggaGCCAACAGTACTGGAATGCGCGCCCCCCCGCGGCCACCCGGAGCCTTCCGTGTCCTGGAGGAAGGACGGTGCAAGActcaaggaagaggaaggaaggatcaCG ATCCGTAGAGGGAAGCTGATGATGTCACATACACTCAAGAGCGATGCAGGCATGTATGTGTGCGTGGCCTCCAACATGGCGGGAGAACGGGAGAGTGCGGCAGCTGAAGTCGTGGTCCTGG AGCGTCCCTCATTCCTGCGCAGACCAGTGAATCAGGTGGTCCTGGCTGATGCCCCTGTGAATTTCCTATGTGAGGTGAAGGGAGATCCCCCACCTCGTCTACACTGGCGCAAGGAGGATGGGGAACTGCCCACAGGCAG GTATGAGATCCGGAGTGACCACAGCCTTTGGATTGGGCCTGTGAGTGCCGAAGATGAGGGAACCTACACCTGTGTGGCGGAGAACAGTGTGGGCCGCGCTGAAGCATCTGGCTCCCTCAGTGTTCACG TCCCACCCCAGTTGGTGACCCAGCCCCAGGACCAGATGGCAGCTCCTGGAGAGAGCGTGGCTTTCCAGTGTGAGACCAAAGGAAACCCCCCACCTGCCATCTTCTGGCAGAAGGAGGGGAGTCAG gtcCTGCTTTTCCCCAGTCAGTCACTTCAGCCAACAGGGCGCTTCTCAGTCTCTCCAAGAGGCCAACTCAACATCACTGCGGTGCAGCGTGGGGATGCTGGGTACTATGTGTGCCAGGCTGTCAGTGTGGCTGGCAGCATCCTGGCCAAGGCCTTGCTGCAGATAAAAGGAG CCTCTTTGGATGGGCTGCCTCCTGTCATCCTCCAGGGACCAGCCAATCAGACGCTGGTGCTTGGCTCCTCCGTGTGGCTGCCATGCAGAGTGACTGGGAACCCTCAACCCAGTGTCCGATGGAAGAAGGATGGGCAGTGGCTGCAGGGGGATGACCTCCAGTTCAAGCCAATGGCCAACGGTACCCTGTACATTGCCAACGTGCAG GAGATGGACATGGGCTTCTACAGCTGTGTGGCCAAGAGTTCCATAGGGGAAGCCACATGGAGTGGCTGGCTTAAGATGCGGG AAGATTGGGGAGTATCACCAGACCCCCCTACAGAACCCAGTACCCCTCCGGGGCCACCCTCTCAGCCAGTGGTCACTGAGATCACCAAGAACAGCATTACCCTGACCTGGGAGCCCAACCCACAGACTGGGGCTGCAGTCACATCTTATGTGATAGAGGCTTTCAG CCCAGCAGCTGGCAACACGTGGCGTACTGTGGCAGATGGCGTGCAGCTGGAGACACACACAGTCAGTGGTCTGCAGCCCAACACCATCTACGTGTTTCTGGTTCGAGCAGTGGGAACCTGGGGCCTCAGTGATCCCAGCCCTGTCTCTGAGCCTGTCCGTACACAGG ACAGCAGTCCCTCTAGGCCAGTGGAGGACCCATGGAGAGGCCAGCAGGGACTGGCTGAAGTGGCTGTGCGCCTGCAGGAGCCCATAGTGCTGGGACCCCGGACCCTGCAGGTGTCCTGGATT GTGGATGGCCCAGTCCAGCTGGTGCAAGGTTTCCGGGTGTCTTGGAGGGTAGCAGGCCCTGACAGAGGAAGCTGGACAATGTTGGACCTACAGTCCCCAAGCCAGCAAAGCACTGTGCTAAGAGGACTCCCTCCAGGGACCCAAATCCAGATCAAGGTGCAAGCCCAAGGCCAGGAGGGGCTGGGAGCTGAAAGCCTCTCTGTGACCAGGAGCATTCCTGAGGAGG CCCCCAGTGGCCCCCCCCAGGGAGTGGCGGTGGCCTTGGGGGGTGATGGCAACAGCAGTATCACTGTGACCTGGGaacctccactcccctcccagcAAAATGGGGTCATCACGGAGTACCAG ATCTGgtgcctgggcaatgagagccgCTTTCACCTCAATCGGTCTGCAGCAGGCGGGGCACGCTCCGCAATGCTCCGAGGACTGGTGCCCGGTCTCCTCTATCGAACCCTGGTCGCGGCGGCCACCAGCGCAGGCGTGGGCGTGGCCAGTGCCCCGGTGCTGGTGCAGCTGC CGTCCCCGCCGGACCTGGAGCCCGGGCTGGAGGTGGGCGCCGGGCTGGCGGAGCGGCTAGCGAGGGTGCTGCGGAAGCCCGCCTTCCTCGCGGGCAGCGGCGCCGCCTGCGGGGCGCTACTGCTCGGGCTCTGCGCCGCCCTCTACCGGCGCCGGAAACAGCGCAAAGAGCTCAGCCACTACACGG CCTCTTTTGCCTACACACCGGCAG TGTCCTTCCCGCACTCAGAGGGCCTCTCTGGAGCCAGTTCCAG GCCACCCATGGGCCTTGGCCCCGCCCCCTACCCATGGCTGGCAGATTCGTGGCCCCACCCATCTCGAAGCCCCTCAGCCCAGGAACCCAGGGGAAGCTGCTGCCCCAGCAATCCTGACCCGGACGACAGATATTACAATG AAGCAGGAATCTCCCTGTATCTGGCTCAGACGGCCCGGGGCACGGCCGCCCCGGGCGAGGGTCCTGTCTACAGCACCATTGACCCAGCGGGGGAGGAGCTGCAGACCTTCCATGGGGGCTTCCCCCAACATCCCTCAGGGGATGCGGGCCCCTGGAGCCAGTATGCTCCTCCAGAGTGGAGCCAGGGGGACAGTG GAGCCAAGGGAGGCAGAGTGAAGCTTCTGGGGAAACCTGTgcagatgccctctctcaactGGCCAgaagccctgcccccacctcctccttcttGTGAACTGAGCTGCCTAGAGGGGCCCGAGGAGGAGCTGGAGGGCAG CTCAGAGCCAGAGGAGTGGTGCCCGCCAATGCCTGAGAGAAGCCACCTGACGGAGCCCAGCTCCAGTGGAGGGTGCCTGGTCACTCCATCCCGAAGGGAAACCCCCTCTCCCACACCCTCCTATGGACAGCAGTCCACAGCCACTCTTACCCCCTCACCTCCtgaccctccccagcccccaactGACATGCCCCATCTCCACCAGATGCCCAG GAGGGTGCCCCTTGGGCCGAGTTCCCCTCTCAGTGTATCCCAGCCCATGCTGGGCATCCGTGAAGGGAGgcctgctggcctgggtgctggcTCTGCAGCCttgccccacctcagccccagtCCTGCCCCTAGCATAGCCAGCAGTGCCCCAG GCAGAACCTGGCAGGGGAATGGGGAGATGACTCCCCCACTTCAAGGACCCCGTGCTCGATTCCGGAAGAAACCCAAGGCTCTTCCCTACAGGAGGGAGAACAGTCCTGGGG AAGAGGCCTGGCTCCCGTACAGCAGACCGAGCTTCCTTTCCCGGGGCCAGGGCACCAGCACCTGTTCCACGGCTGGCAGCAACTCTTCCAGGGGCTCCAGCAGCTCTAGGGGATCCCGGGGCCCTGGCCGGAGCCGGAGTCGGAGCCGGAGCCAGAGCCAAAGGCCGGGACAGAAACGCCGAGAG GAACCAAGATGA